In Papaver somniferum cultivar HN1 chromosome 9, ASM357369v1, whole genome shotgun sequence, the genomic stretch TGAGTTTTTTACTAAATGTCCAGCTCTGGAGTCGTTGGTCTTGGATATCGGTAGATGTCTACCTATAAATCTCACGATTTCTATGCCCACACTAAAGCATATTAGCCTTACAAGTGATTACATGGGCGTCAGCAAAGTCACACTATGTGCTCCAAATCTCTCATCCTTCATCTGCTTTGGTTGCCTGTTGGAAGATTACCGTCTGGAGAATCTTTCTTCTCTTGTTACTGCTGATGTCATAATCGACGTAAAACAGTATGATAAGATAAGCAAAATCGATCTTCACGAAAAAAAGAAAGTGTCTTATGCTCAACGTATGGTGAAATCATTGAGAGGGATACACAACGTGAAAGTTCTGTAGTTAACAAATGATTTTAAGGTATGGCCACTTCTGCTTCTAATTTAGTTGTTGTATGTGACTGCCATTTCTACAATTATTTCGAGATGCAATAGCCTAAAGTGTAAGATAAGTGATTATCGTTAACCAAAtactttttctttgttttgtcatCTCTATTTCTCTGTCAAAGGTTTTAGCAGGATCTCctgaagctttggattgtcagCTTCCTGAATTTCCAAAATCTCCAAAGGTTGATCCTTAAAACCTGGCTCTCAAGAGGTTGCATAGACGCAATAATACATTTACTCAAGGAGTCTCCTAATTTAGAATTTCTGGAGCTAAACATAGAACCGGTAATGAGTTTAATCACCAAATACTTTGTCATTCTCTTCATTTGGATAATGCTCCACTTTCTACTTTTCATTTGCGTAACTTCAATTCTTGTATTCCTCTAGGTGATTTTAGGTTCAAAACATATTTGGAACTCACGAGCATCATTGCCATTCAAGTTGCATCACCTCAAGCATATTGTGATTCGGGGTCTCCGAGGATATGGTAATAATGAAGTACGAtttataaaaatcatgttgaaaAATGCCATGGCCTTGGAGAAAGTTATTCTTTTCGGTAAATTTTCTGAAGAAGATTGATGTATTATGGATGTCCCATATCGATATTGAAGCACCATTTATAGTCCATCCTAGAATTACTTTGAATATGACAAGTATGTCTTTGATGCTAGTACAAATTAGAAGACATAAGGCTAAAGGAGAAGGTTTTTTTGGAGTTTTAGAATATTGTGTGAAGGATGGGAGGttctcttctttcaaacctaattgttatctctagggggaatcagatcatctaattctagagtatcaactagatgcctctcataatcttatagtttccaatttaattgggtagaaattataagttatttgagaagaatctccattaTTAGGTTTTTCATTTATTCAAAGGGTAGAAAAAActaaattggttgattatttatccaTTTTatatcaatttcaatttattttcattgtAAGCTTCCGCTTCTCATCATTTGGTATCAAGAGCTTTGGTTTGATTCTCAAGGGGAAAAGGTGTGATTGGTGAAGATACTTGTTCTTGAGGTGAACATTACTAATCTCTTTATCAagtattttgggttgatttttatgttctttgaTAGTATTTTCAAATTGGGTTTTTCAATATTATATTGATTTCACCATGGTTTACAAAAGAGAAGTTAATTTGGGTATGATTCATTCAAAGGATGTGTTAATGAATATTGTACATGAAGTGTTTGATGATATGTATCTAAGAATgggagaaatttgtgaagaatattATTGGAAACTTGTAAGTCTCCATAACCAAGAAAGAATTCTACCTAATGATTGTGATGATGTAAGTGAACTAGATGTACTATTTTTGGTTGGTGGATATAAGGATGAACAAATTGCCCACAAGatgtttgatgaaatgtctcCACCAAAACTTGATAGTTATTTGAGTCATGGGGAAAGTGAAATAGTGGGTAATCTTCACAAGGGGAGGAATTTGTTCAAACAAGGGGAGGATGATGTATTtacaaacgaagaaatacttggtGTATCATTACTACTTGGGGATGCTCTCTACTATGACAACAAAGTGCTACATTTGGTGAGTAACTACAATGGAAGGTGTAGAGGTAGAATTGTCTTCAAGCAAGGAAGAAGTTCAAGCACAAATGGAGAATACGCTTTGAAGAATTCGAGGACGAATTTGTTCAAAGAAGGGGAGGATGATGTATTGTGGATATCCCACATCAATATTGAAGCACCACTTATCTTCCATCTTTGAAATACTTTGAATATGCCAAGTATGCCCTTGGTGCTAGTATAAATTAGAAGAGATAAGGCTAAAGGAGGAGGTTTTGATTTTTAGAACATTTGTGTGAAGAATGAGAGGttctcttctttcaaacctaattgttatCTTTAGGGGGAATTAGATTATCTAATTAtagagtatcaactagatgcctctcataatcttatagtttccaatttaattgggtagaaattataagttatttgagaagaatctccattaTTGGGTTCTTCCTTTATTTAAGgggtagaagaaactaaattggttgattatttatcctTTTTAAGTTatcaattttaatttattttcattGTAAGCTTCGGGCTTCTCATCAAAGACTCACAGACAAAGAAACGAACCAAGAACTTCAAAGCGACACTTCTTGCATATCCAGGAGCTTCTAGTATCATCTCTTCATCTCGTTCAGGGTCGACCCCAAGTAGGTGGCAATGCGGCATTCTAATATCGATCTATTTTAATTTTCAAAGACACAATATTGTTTTACTTTCGTTCCAATATTGTTTCTACTTGTGTGATTTTACCAAAGGCTTAAATCAACGAGCCTGTGGTAACGAGTTATTTACTGCATGTCCGGCTGCGGAGTTGTTGGTTTTGAAATTCACTAGATGTCAGACATGAATCTCAAATTTTCTGTGCATAAACTATGAATCTCTCAAATTTTAGCCTTACAAGTGGTACTTACATGGGCGGCCTTGAGAAGGTAACGCTGTGTGCTCCAAAACTCTCATCCATCATCTGTTGTGACAATCTGTTAGAATATTACTTACTGTCCAGAGTCTTTGCTTCTCTCCTTACTGCTGATGTTAGGATGAGCATAAAAGAAGACAAGGTAAACAACATCAAGCTTCATGCAGCAAAGAAAGTGTCTTATGCTCAAAACATGGTGAAAGTTCTATTGTTAGCAAGCGATTTCAAAGTACACAGCCTACTACTTTCAAAGATACACCGCATGACACATACAAACAGGGAATCTGATTGAAAAATGCACCGAAAATTATAATTTACACTTTGTAACAATTATAGTTTTACATGGAAACCTCTCCCTGCTAAGCAGTTGCAGGAGTTTAAACTGAAAATCATCTTAAAGCATTAATATAGTCTTCTAGATCTCTTCGCCCAAACCGTCTCCCATCAGAACTGGTGCCCCTACACCTAGCTGCAAAGTAGTATATCAACCAAGCAACCATAAAGTAAACCTCCACAATCGATTGAAAAGCCGAGGCAAATATATTCCCAAATGAATGAACCAAGATCCATCTTACAAAAGACCCGCAAAGAATTGCTTCATAACACTTCAATTGAATTGCCTGGTTCATCATTGTTGATATCAAATAACATCCTTCCCTCACAATTTCTTTACCACTCATTCTTATATCCATAATAGCAACCCAAGAATCTACTGCAAAAACTAAAGCCACAACAACATCCAACAAAAACCAAGTAAACAGAAACCCCGAAATCTGAGTTTCATAACCCACTATCCAGGGAGAAGTAACGGAAAACGGCATCAATTTCAACCTAATAAATAGTTTGAAAAACGAGTGTTGATCTTCAATTTCACTAAAGAACCATAAACCAAGAAGTTGCGTCATTGCATCTCTAACAGCCCATCTCATAAGTATAAACCCAGAAACCCTCCTCACCCCTAATTTCGATCCTCCCCAAACATTTTTCATAAACGAAACATGCTTCCCCAAATGATTATTCACCACAACAAAGAACACAATACCAAGAATACACGAATGCGTTACCAAATACCCTAGAATCACCCATCCGTAAGCAACAGATAAGAAACTCACAAGAAAGAACAATGCCGCAGCATCACGCCTACCCAATTCCAACCCCTTCATAAAAAACTGAAAATCCCCTTCTTCCTCTTCATTCCCAACAACTCCACCACCATCATTCATAACCAAACCCTCATCTTTAAATTGAAACCCACCAGAAGCAACAATTTCATTCAACATAACCCCATCATCATAATCACTTCCTCTAAACAAATAACTCAAATTCACAGTAGTGACATTAATCATCCCTTTCTTaccaaaaccaaacaaacccctatcattatcaatatcatcatcatTAGAAAAGAAATCATCATCTAAAGTACCAACTCGACTTAAATGAAGAAAaggtcttcttctccttctcccacGATTATTATTAAAATTAGATCTACTcgttcctccaccaccactactaGTACTACCACTACTGCTGAAACTATTATCTTCTGTATTTGATGATTTGAGATTTCTACCAGATAAATCAATACGAGAtaataaagcttttaaagatGGATCTCGATCGATGAATGAAGTTATTATTAAAGTTCCATTTTCAACGCTAGTTctaaaaaagaataataataaagatAGAAATAAAAATGTATACAAACTTGTGGAGAATGATACTGAGGTttgtttgattagttgtgctgttGTTCGTAACTCTAATCTTGGTGCTGTCGCTGCTGGTGCTGCTCTGTTCATggcgatttctagggttttcttttttctgatttttcttccccctttttcttttctctgttttctcTCTCTATCTCTATCTTGCGAGTTTATTGGGGAGGAGGACTAGGTGTCCGATACTTAAATTGATTGAGGGTAAAATTGTAATTGGACTAATTACCAATAACGaagctttttttttgtttttttgatagttCTTGAATTTTGTTGCCAGTCATAACCGCGCGTTTTTTCTACGCGCTGGAATTTTGGATTTGCCTCCACACCAATAGTGGAATGGTAATATGTAAAGTTGTTCTGTTGACTTACTTTTTTAGTATGGGTTAAGAAAACTCATCTTGTGATTGGATGGGACTTAGTGTTAGCTCCACTGAAGGAAGGAGTAGAGATAAAAAGGTAAATTTTGAATTTATTTTTACTGTGAAATCACATTAATTTTTACCACTTTTTACTGGTGAGAGTCTTGAGACTATTAGTCCATTACGAGAAGATGAACATACAAACATATTCAAACTCAAATTTTCTCCTTGCAACCTTTTTAGGGCAGTCGTGGACGAACACAATTAGTTACCAGATTTATCGAAGAATGCTcgaaaaaaaaatttataggtAAAATCATATTTTTAGGATTGTTTTGAGATTTAGAAGAACGCGGAGTTGGGGATACTTTTATTAATTTGGGGATATACGAAAAAGACAAAAACGGAATTTAAATAGCAAATcagagttatcccttatccatgtattttatctaattcctaatctacccctcactatcAGGTTTAGTGCTTAATTATAATTAGGAAATttataagattatttgataaaggATTAGTGTATTATTTGTGTGAGTTAatagtagaaggagggaaaatttTGAGAAGGTTTTGGGTAAAAATGGTTGATGatagtgaagagagaattgctacTGAATCTTTAGTTCAACTATAACAAGGAGTATATCTTGAATCTTCTTCTAATGACAACGATTCACAATTGCAATTATTTGTGGAACCAACACCCTTAgatcatgatttttatgagcatgaagtgtttcgcgaagaaccaacccaagaaagtaaacaagctcAACATACAATCActtcctgttagagcactgctcgatcgaactcgcaagtgttgctatttcaagcttgtttgtcaagcttagttgtcaaaactataagtcttgatttctagtttacttatagctaagtctcggattaggatagtaagtgtagttgagcattagacttcacgacgttcatcgattgaagacgaagaactactaaggggagcttgtggaacttcatcaataaaaggtatgtggagacttgaactcatctatcactcaaaattctatctactctatctcctagttgagacaaaagtcgtatagctatatagacttcgattatacagatttgatatttcgacatatttctcgatatatgtgttggtaagcttttgttttaaccaagttcatcttatattcttgacgaaagtcaaaagatgatcatgtgaaaatcggctggtaacatcttacatgatttgtgtgagacagtcatttagtgtagactcggaatgttttgtattgatcattcgatcacttgaaaattgctttgaagctaatagttaatttgtgtgagacatatattgtcgtcttctaagaatgtctcattgattgaaatgatagtttataacaattaaccatgattggatataacacaatatgcgtacttgtatgctaaacagTTGCAAGTCATTCCAagttccgggaaccatagtatgcatacccgtatgcgtactggttggttaatgaaagtccaagaacttagtatgcatacccgtatgcgtactggcataaagttcatgtccggaaattcaactgagtttggaggtatgcgtacccgttcgtatactggcgaacccaaacttagtccggccacttaagtttgcatacttgagtaggctatgttctaaaatcggtttgttcatgaactaatacatttatatattaaggaatgcaatcttttgcaaaccgtggctacaatgttcatgaattgattcgagtgaatcaaaatcgattttgcttcaactgtgtcttgtatacttctatgagaatataaacaattgaacaactctagaactagtttcacttgagtcatttgaactagttatggttaagatgaataaggttgatatgaaagtgttcatatggctaacttcggttaactattgttgagccaacaaggtgtacatgtttaggtacggttactcatatccaaatgaagtcacttttcatttgtgtgtaacaagctaagttcgatctaacggttgaaagatattagcttgagtctaatcaggttttcatctaacggtgaatattgaatattttgttaccaaggtagtattgattgcaaaccctaatttgaagactatataagggagaaatctagcaactgggaaacctaatccccacacatccggtgtgatactagttgtgaccagagtcgattctcgtttaaccttaggtttttccaaaaccctgtaggttaacgacttgaagacttcattgggattgtgaagccagacccaactattttatttttagttgcatgttctaatcttgctgttttctatcgtattgagtactatcttctctacgattttctcgagatttaatctccgataggcaaaataaaaagtagccaaaaacatcttcgtctcatcgtttgtgattccacaacatcttgtttcgctaccatagattaagattattgtgaggtgattgatattactaggttgttcttcgggaatatacagGTGCTAATgtgttgaaattttgattttttctttgaattcgccatttttgcagctgaaaaagctcggtgtcGGCATGGCCGTAGTATGCATACAATGCCGGCATTGTATGGTTTATGCATACAATGCCGGAAGCACCCATACCggtatggtattcatactacacCCATGTGGGTCaataatatcccccattttgaaatgcATTCCGGCATTTTCTCCAAGCAAATAAACCATCCCGGTAacaaaagttactttttacctaccacaggATATTCTACGGAATATGATACCGGCATGGTTGTTGAATACTAACGTTACTATGCAGGTACCTCAAAAAGAACATACAGGAATTAGTGACTTCGAAAGTTACATATCGGCGTGGTTGATTAATTATTGACCACACCGACAAAGTTTACCGGCATTGGACTTTAGTTGATGAGCATGCAGGCACACAAGTTTCCGTCGTTGATTTCCAATGAAATTAATATGCCGAAAgcgtttcaaatttggtcttcattGTCGGTTCAGTTCGAACATGCCGGAACTATGGTTGAGCATGCCGGAACTGTGGTCcagcatagttttttttttaactaatttaattttcttttcattcgttCCTTAGATTGCGACagatattgatccaacaaatgcaaggcCGCTTGGTCGGGATACTTAGAATACTATAGAATTTctccggtatgttaccaaagaatacttttcacctagtatttTGAACTTTACTTAGGGATTGCTTATAATTAACCTTATAATATCCCGTGGTTATCCTTGTGTACGGAATAACATCTAAACATGAAGCAATTGATTTGTCTAAAGAGACGGCTAGTAAGAACATGTGTGTGCTAGTGAGGAATACATAAGGTTCAGATATTCGgtttgagatggcttgcgagagaagtggatCGTACAAGGACAAGATAGCCACAAGAGAAATGGTTATGTTTATCCAAaaaagactaatagggtatacaaaaCTCATACGAGGAAGAATAATTTCCactttaagcttgtattcaatTTAAGATACAAGGAATGGAAATGTGCGGTGTGGTTTGGCCGCAATAACCACGAGGACCCGGAAATTTTTGTTGGCCACTCattagttgcgaagctaaaacatcatgaaatggaggatgcgaagagattgaccaaagcatgtattaaaccaagaaaaattaccaaaggcttcaaggaaaaggattcgAAGAACGTTTCTTCTCTAAATACAATTTATAGTGCACAAGaaactattagaagggtggaatggggaGGTAGGAcggttatgcaagaatttgagaagatagcttttgatcacaactacacgcgtataaTTAAAATAGGGTCGGACAACAAGCCCTttaaaatattcatttcgcatcatTTGATTGaaaaattggctcatacatgcTTTGGTGTTCTTATGATAGATTGTACCTACAAGGCAAATaaatacaatatgtcgttgtATACCATCGTGGGGAAAATATCGGACAAggtatctgttagagcactgctcggtcgaactcgcaagcgttcctatatcaagcttgtttgtcaagttttgtttccaaaactataagtcttgatttctagtctacatataactaagtatcggattaggatggaaagtgtagttgagctttagaattcacggcgttcatcggttgaagacgaaaaactactaaggggagcttgtggaacttcataaacaaaaggtatgtggagacttgaactcatctatcactcaaaagtctacctactctatctcctatttgagacaaaagtcttatagatatatagactttgattatacacatttgatatttcgagatgagtttaactcagttgcatatttctcgaaatatgtgttggtaaggtttcgctttaaccaagttcatcttatattcttgacgaaagtcaaaagatgatcatgtgaaaaacgccttgtaacatcttacatgatttgtgcgagatagtcaattgatgtagactcggaatgtttcgtatttgaTCAttggatcacttgaaaattgctttgaagctaatagtttgtgtgagacggctattgtcgtcttccaagaatgtttcaatgattgaaatgggattttagaacaattaaccatgattggatatagcacagtatgcgtacttttatgCTATTTGTTGCATGTTCTTCCAAGTCCGGgaaacatagtatgcatacccgtatgcgcactggttggttaatgaaagtccgggaacttagtatgcataccggtatgcgtactggcgtgagtttcaagttccggaaattcaacagggtttggaaggtatgcgtagccgtttgcatacttgagtaggttatattctaaaattggtttgttcatgaactaatacatttatatataaaggaatgcaatcttttgcgacCGTGGCtaaaatattcatgaattgattcgagtaaatcaaaatcgattttgcttcaattgtatcttgtatacttctgtgagaatataaacaattgaacaactgtagaactagtttcatttgagtcatttgaactagttatggttaagatgaataaggttgttatgaaagtgttcatatggctaacttcgggtaactattgttgatccaacaaggtgcacacgtttaggtacggctactcatatctaaatgaagtcaattttcatttgtgtgtaacaagctaagttcgatctaacggtttaaaaatattattttgagtctaaccaggttttcatctaacggtgaatgttgaatgctttgttaccaaagtaacattgattacaaaccctgatttgaagactatataagggagaactctagcaactgggaaacttaatctccacaccttctgtgtgatactacttccgactagagtcgattctcctttaaccttaggattttccaaaaccctgtaggttaacgacttgaagacttcattgggattgtgaagttagacctaactattttctcggtagttgtgtgttctgatcttgctgatttctatcgtattgagtactatcttctctaagatttcgtCGAGATTTAAtccctgataggcaagataaaaagtagtcacaaacatattcgtctcatcgtttgtgattccacaataccttgtttccttaccatatgattaagattattgtgaggtgattgatattagtaggttgtttttcgggaatataagaccggtatatcaattggttcctgttcaccttgatttatcaaaagacgggacaaaaatcattggtatttctgtgggagacagatttatttatcaatagacttttctatgtgagacagattggtttatcaagtcttcgactttgggtcatagcaactcttagttgtgggtgagatcatctaagggaatcaagtgcgcagagtcatgctggggttcagaggcgtaaggaacgtgattgtaccttgatcagtgtgagattggttagggctcaactacattccagtctgaagttaacttggagtagtctagtgtctatagcggcttaatacagtgtggtgttcaaatcaggactaggtcccggggtttttctgcattagggtttcctcattaacaaattttttggtgtctgtgttgtttttttctgcattatatttgtctatataattgaaatatcacaggttatgcgtaagttcaatcaattgtgaatccaacctttgcttgttaattatattgattgacacttggatattggttttttataccgtccaagttatttcttacattcaatgtggctcgcaaattcctatttgtttgattgcagattgaattgagaaatagagatataactcttggatgtacttttcttaagattgagtctgactgtctagttgattctcttgaaagtatattggagttggtccatacagattgttaagcgaaatattgggtgtgttgttagaccccgctttttcagttggtatcagagcaggcaaacacgtttaagaccttataagtatgtgtttgtagcgatctgactcagTGGGAAgtagtgttatctctgacaacgcaacaccagttcagaaacaTTCTGTCTTTGTTCAAAGCCTTGAGTCTTCTGAGAGATCTCTCACGTCTTCTCTGTTGTCTGAAACTGTGTCCAACTGAGAAAAActcctagatgaacagttggatgaactttcatatgaaagtgattcagacgaGGGACAACATGTTGATAAGGAAGTCTcgcaatatatcaagcttttcgaccatctcataaagaaaaagaagtcaacagctTGCTTGGCTGAATTTATGACTCCTTTATGTCAAGAAAACAGGAAAtttagaaaactctttaagggatatgattgtggtTATAAACTCTTAgaatctcttcttaaagatcgtgaagaagatgtgcgttcaaaaaattctgaatgtgaGAATCTTCGTCGAaacctctttgtgttgaaagaaagacttgcagaaactgaagcaagatatgactctcaacaaaaatgttttaatgacagagaaatcGGTTTTCTCTCCGGAGAAATCGTTTTTCTCTTCAGAGAAAAAAATTGGAGGATGATCttgttgctgctcttgataaggtcaaatcgctggaagagaatctgaaaaggttcaatgctagctctacaaaattattcactatgctgggagcatgtaaagaacatcgtgatacacgtggtctgggctataaaggaatagatgtTCCAAGCTGTGGTATGATCAATTTTGTCCGCGTTAATGAGAACCTCCAGCAAAAGAGtttcactgatggaaaaagtgaaacttTACCGTCAGCAGAAGAaggttcaacaaccaaaggttgtctcCCTCCTAAAACTAGTCATATGAGAAAAGCTAATAACACTCCATACATATGTTATTATTGCGACAACAAAGGTCATCTTGAGAGGATATGTCGTTTTCGtttacggaatgaaaaacttcgtaaCATTCTTATATGTatgtctaaggaagtaatcaaaccAGTTTCTCATACTACTGGTTTTAATTGTTCAACTCTCATacaagaaaagtgttgtgatgagccaagTCTTTCCTGTAAAGATAACACAACGGCTCTCTACAATTGTAGAAAGAATTATCTTATAAGTACAAACGATTGCCCTGTTAATCCAATAAGCAAGAAAAATTCTTCAAATCTTTCTTCCATGACTAAAGGAAGTGTTGGATCAAAAGCGTCAATCGTTCCTGAGTatgttcatatcaataatcgtgtttcaGAACTAAAGACCAG encodes the following:
- the LOC113313778 gene encoding uncharacterized protein LOC113313778; this encodes MNRAAPAATAPRLELRTTAQLIKQTSVSFSTSLYTFLFLSLLLFFFRTSVENGTLIITSFIDRDPSLKALLSRIDLSGRNLKSSNTEDNSFSSSGSTSSGGGGTSRSNFNNNRGRRRRRPFLHLSRVGTLDDDFFSNDDDIDNDRGLFGFGKKGMINVTTVNLSYLFRGSDYDDGVMLNEIVASGGFQFKDEGLVMNDGGGVVGNEEEEGDFQFFMKGLELGRRDAAALFFLVSFLSVAYGWVILGYLVTHSCILGIVFFVVVNNHLGKHVSFMKNVWGGSKLGVRRVSGFILMRWAVRDAMTQLLGLWFFSEIEDQHSFFKLFIRLKLMPFSVTSPWIVGYETQISGFLFTWFLLDVVVALVFAVDSWVAIMDIRMSGKEIVREGCYLISTMMNQAIQLKCYEAILCGSFVRWILVHSFGNIFASAFQSIVEVYFMVAWLIYYFAARCRGTSSDGRRFGRRDLEDYINALR